The following are encoded together in the Cynocephalus volans isolate mCynVol1 chromosome 4, mCynVol1.pri, whole genome shotgun sequence genome:
- the CABP4 gene encoding calcium-binding protein 4 has translation MATEQARGQHDLDPSCQEPPVGDVTPKRDAGGAPLTRKKSKRERGLRGSQKGPGNSGEQAPVQGPEASGSSKNPSRTKEGQGEPPPTAPGPASRRQSHRHHPDPQHDAAQRTYGPLLNRVFGKDRELGPEELDELQAAFEEFDTDRDGYISYRDLGDCMRTLGYMPTEMELIEVSQHVKLRLGGCVDFDEFVELIGPKLREETAHMLGVRELRCAFREFDRDRDGRITIAELRQAAPALLGEPLEGTELDEMLREVDLNGDGTVDFDEFVMMLFTP, from the exons ATGGCCACAGAGCAGGCAAGGGGGCAGCATGACCTGGACCCCAGTTGTCAGGAGCCTCCTGTGGGGGATGTGACTCCCAAGAGGGATGCTGGGGGCGCCCCCTTGACTAGGAAGAAGAGCAAGAGGGAGCGGGGCCTCCGAGGGTCCCAGAAGGGCCCTGGCAACTCTGGGGAGCAGGCCCCTGTCCAGGGCCCTGAGGCTTCAGGGAGCAGCAAGAACCCCTCTAGGACCAAAGAGGGGCAGGGAGAGCCACCCCCTACAGCCCCAGGGCCGGCCTCTCGTCGCCAGTCTCACCGGCATCATCCTGACCCCCAGCACGATGCCGCTCAGAGGACATACGGGCCCCTGCTGAACCGCGTCTTTGGAAAG GACCGTGAGCTGGGCCCGGAGGAGCTGGATG AGCTTCAGGCTGCCTTCGAGGAATTTGACACTGACCGTGACGGCTACATCAGCTACCGGGACCTGGGCGACTGCATGCGGACCCTGGGCTACATGCCCACTGAGATGGAGCTCATCGAGGTGTCACAGCACGTCAAGCTGCGCT TGGGTGGCTGTGTGGACTTCGACGAGTTTGTGGAACTGATAGGCCCAAAGCTGAGGGAGGAGACGGCGCACATGCTGGGCGTGCGAGAGCTGCGCTGCGCCTTCCGCGAG TTTGACAGGGACAGGGATGGACGAATCACGATTGCTGAGCTGCGGCAGGCAGCACCGGCTCTGCTGGGGGAGCCATTGGAGGGTACTGAGCTGGATGAGATGCTCCGGGAAGTGGACCTCAACGGGGACGGCACCGTAGACTTTGATG AGTTTGTGATGATGCTGTTCACCCCCTGA
- the TMEM134 gene encoding transmembrane protein 134 isoform X4: protein MSAARPQFSIDDAFELSLEDAGPGPESSGVARFGPLHFERRARFEGADEDKQSRLRYQNLENDEDGAQTSPEPDGGVSTRDSSRTSMRSSQWSFSTISSNTQRSYNACCSWTQHPLIQKNCRVVLASFLLLLLGLGVSSAVFFVPGFLLLVPGVYHVIFIYCAVKGRRGFHFFYLPYFEK, encoded by the exons ATGAGCGCCGCCCGGCCTCAGTTCAGCATCGATGACGCCTTCGAGCTGTCCCTGGAAGACGCGGGCCCTGGGCCGGAGTCCAGCGGGGTCGCCCGCTTCGGGCCGCTGCACTTCGAGCGCCGGGCCCGGTTCGAGGGGGCTGACGAGGACAAGCAGTCCCGGCTGCGCTACCAG AACCTGGAGAACGATGAGGATGGAGCCCAGACCTCTCCGGAACCAGATGGGGGAGTCAGCACCAG AGATTCTAGCCGAACATCCATGCGCAGCTCCCAGTGGTCCTTTAGCACCATCAGCAGCAACACCCAGCGCTCCTACAATGCCTGTTGCAG CTGGACCCAACACCCTTTGATCCAGAAGAACTGCCGGGTAGTGCTGGcctccttcctgcttctgctgctggGGCTGG GTGTCTCCAGCGCCGTCTTCTTCGTGCCGGGCTTCCTGTTGCTGGTCCCGGGAG TCTACCACGTGATCTTCATCTACTGCGCCGTCAAGGGCCGCCGGGGCTTCCACTTCTTCTACCTGCCCTACTTCGAGAAGTGA
- the TMEM134 gene encoding transmembrane protein 134 isoform X6 — protein MSAARPQFSIDDAFELSLEDAGPGPESSGVARFGPLHFERRARFEGADEDKQSRLRYQNLENDEDGAQTSPEPDGGVSTRLGPEILAEHPCAAPSGPLAPSAATPSAPTMPVAGVSSAVFFVPGFLLLVPGVYHVIFIYCAVKGRRGFHFFYLPYFEK, from the exons ATGAGCGCCGCCCGGCCTCAGTTCAGCATCGATGACGCCTTCGAGCTGTCCCTGGAAGACGCGGGCCCTGGGCCGGAGTCCAGCGGGGTCGCCCGCTTCGGGCCGCTGCACTTCGAGCGCCGGGCCCGGTTCGAGGGGGCTGACGAGGACAAGCAGTCCCGGCTGCGCTACCAG AACCTGGAGAACGATGAGGATGGAGCCCAGACCTCTCCGGAACCAGATGGGGGAGTCAGCACCAGGTTAGGGCCAG AGATTCTAGCCGAACATCCATGCGCAGCTCCCAGTGGTCCTTTAGCACCATCAGCAGCAACACCCAGCGCTCCTACAATGCCTGTTGCAG GTGTCTCCAGCGCCGTCTTCTTCGTGCCGGGCTTCCTGTTGCTGGTCCCGGGAG TCTACCACGTGATCTTCATCTACTGCGCCGTCAAGGGCCGCCGGGGCTTCCACTTCTTCTACCTGCCCTACTTCGAGAAGTGA
- the GPR152 gene encoding probable G-protein coupled receptor 152: MDTAMEASLGATGRGPRTDLDDEDSYPQGGWDTVFLVALLLLGLPANGLMAWLAGSQARHGAGTRLAPLLLSLALSDFLFLSAAAFQILEIQHGGHWPLGTAACRFYYFLWGVSYSSGLFLLAALSLDRCLLTLCPHWYPGRRPARLPLWVCAAVWVLATLFSVPWLVFPEAAVWWYDLVICLDFWDSEELPLRMLEILGGFLPFLLLLICHVLTQAAACRACTCCRHQPRPTARQGFARVAKTILSAYVVLRLPYQLAQLLYLAFLWDIYPGYLLWEALVYSDYLTLLDSCLSPFLCVMASADLRALLHTVLSSFAAALCEERPGSLMPAEPQTQVASEDLILPGLIAEAQPQLNPTAQPQSEPAAQLQSEPAAQPQSEPVAQPRLNPTAQLQSEPAAQPQLNPPAQPQSDSVAQPQSNTKAQSPGPAASSAPSPCDEASPAPSSNPTPGAPENPAMPAASEGQSPSSAPAEESPSTGPA; encoded by the coding sequence ATGGACACTGCTATGGAAGCCAGCCTGGGCGCCACCGGCCGCGGGCCCCGCACAGACCTGGATGATGAGGACTCCTACCCCCAGGGTGGCTGGGACACAGTCTTCCTGGTGGCCCTGCTGCTCCTGGGGCTGCCGGCCAACGGGCTGATGGCGTGGCTGGCTGGCTCGCAGGCCCGGCACGGAGCGGGCACGCGGCTGGCCCCGCTCCTGCTCAGCCTGGCCCTCTCAGACTTTCTGTTCCTGTCAGCAGCGGCCTTCCAGATCCTGGAGATCCAGCATGGAGGGCACTGGCCGCTGGGGACGGCCGCCTGCCGCTTCTACTACTTCCTCTGGGGGGTGTCCTACTCCTCTGGCCTCTTCCTGCTGGCCGCCCTCAGCCTGGACCGCTGCCTGCTGACGCTGTGCCCGCACTGGTACCCTGGGCGCCGCCCGGCCCGCCTGCCCCTCTGGGTCTGCGCCGCGGTCTGGGTGCTGGCCACGCTCTTCAGCGTGCCGTGGCTGGTCTTCCCTGAGGCCGCTGTCTGGTGGTATGACCTGGTCATCTGCCTGGACTTCTGGGACAGCGAGGAGCTGCCCCTGCGGATGCTCGAGATCCTGGGGGGCTTCCTGCCTTTCCTGCTGCTGCTCATCTGCCACGTGCTCACCCAGGCCGCTGCCTGCCGGGCCTGCACCTGCTGCCGCCACCAGCCTCGGCCCACGGCCCGCCAGGGCTTTGCCCGAGTGGCCAAGACCATTTTGTCGGCCTATGTGGTCCTGCGGCTGCCCTATCAGCTGGCACAGCTGCTCTACCTGGCCTTCCTGTGGGACATCTACCCTGGCTACCTGCTCTGGGAGGCCCTGGTCTACTCCGACTACCTGACCCTGCTCGACAGCTGCCTCAGTCCCTTCCTCTGTGTCATGGCCAGCGCTGACCTCCGGGCCCTTCTGCACACGGTGCTCTCCTCCTTTGCTGCAGCTCTCTGCGAGGAGCGGCCGGGCAGCCTCATGCCAGCCGAGCCACAGACCCAAGTGGCCTCTGAGGATCTGATTCTGCCGGGGCTAATAGCTGaggcccagccccagctgaacccCACGGCCCAGCCACAGTCAGAACCCGCGGCCCAGCTACAGTCAGAACCCGCGGCCCAGCCACAGTCAGAACCCGTGGCCCAGCCTCGGCTGAACCCCACGGCCCAGCTACAGTCAGAACCCGCGGCCCAGCCACAGCTGAACCCCCCAGCCCAGCCACAGTCAGATTCTGTGGCCCAGCCCCAGTCAAACACTAAGGCCCAGAGCCCTGGACCTGCTGCCagctcagcccccagcccctgTGATGAAGCCTCCCCTGCCCCATCGTCAAATCCCACTCCAGGAGCCCCTGAGAACCCAGCCATGCCTGCTGCCTCTGAGGGACAAAGCCCCAGCAGTGCCCCGGCAGAGGAGTCCCCCAGCACAGGCCCCGCATGA
- the TMEM134 gene encoding transmembrane protein 134 isoform X3, with the protein MSAARPQFSIDDAFELSLEDAGPGPESSGVARFGPLHFERRARFEGADEDKQSRLRYQNLENDEDGAQTSPEPDGGVSTRDSSRTSMRSSQWSFSTISSNTQRSYNACCSWTQHPLIQKNCRVVLASFLLLLLGLVLILVGVGLEVAPSPGVSSAVFFVPGFLLLVPGVYHVIFIYCAVKGRRGFHFFYLPYFEK; encoded by the exons ATGAGCGCCGCCCGGCCTCAGTTCAGCATCGATGACGCCTTCGAGCTGTCCCTGGAAGACGCGGGCCCTGGGCCGGAGTCCAGCGGGGTCGCCCGCTTCGGGCCGCTGCACTTCGAGCGCCGGGCCCGGTTCGAGGGGGCTGACGAGGACAAGCAGTCCCGGCTGCGCTACCAG AACCTGGAGAACGATGAGGATGGAGCCCAGACCTCTCCGGAACCAGATGGGGGAGTCAGCACCAG AGATTCTAGCCGAACATCCATGCGCAGCTCCCAGTGGTCCTTTAGCACCATCAGCAGCAACACCCAGCGCTCCTACAATGCCTGTTGCAG CTGGACCCAACACCCTTTGATCCAGAAGAACTGCCGGGTAGTGCTGGcctccttcctgcttctgctgctggGGCTGG TACTGATCCTGGTCGGCGTGGGACTGGAAGTGGCCCCCTCTCCAG GTGTCTCCAGCGCCGTCTTCTTCGTGCCGGGCTTCCTGTTGCTGGTCCCGGGAG TCTACCACGTGATCTTCATCTACTGCGCCGTCAAGGGCCGCCGGGGCTTCCACTTCTTCTACCTGCCCTACTTCGAGAAGTGA
- the TMEM134 gene encoding transmembrane protein 134 isoform X5: MSAARPQFSIDDAFELSLEDAGPGPESSGVARFGPLHFERRARFEGADEDKQSRLRYQNLENDEDGAQTSPEPDGGVSTRLGPEILAEHPCAAPSGPLAPSAATPSAPTMPVAVLILVGVGLEVAPSPGVSSAVFFVPGFLLLVPGVYHVIFIYCAVKGRRGFHFFYLPYFEK, translated from the exons ATGAGCGCCGCCCGGCCTCAGTTCAGCATCGATGACGCCTTCGAGCTGTCCCTGGAAGACGCGGGCCCTGGGCCGGAGTCCAGCGGGGTCGCCCGCTTCGGGCCGCTGCACTTCGAGCGCCGGGCCCGGTTCGAGGGGGCTGACGAGGACAAGCAGTCCCGGCTGCGCTACCAG AACCTGGAGAACGATGAGGATGGAGCCCAGACCTCTCCGGAACCAGATGGGGGAGTCAGCACCAGGTTAGGGCCAG AGATTCTAGCCGAACATCCATGCGCAGCTCCCAGTGGTCCTTTAGCACCATCAGCAGCAACACCCAGCGCTCCTACAATGCCTGTTGCAG TACTGATCCTGGTCGGCGTGGGACTGGAAGTGGCCCCCTCTCCAG GTGTCTCCAGCGCCGTCTTCTTCGTGCCGGGCTTCCTGTTGCTGGTCCCGGGAG TCTACCACGTGATCTTCATCTACTGCGCCGTCAAGGGCCGCCGGGGCTTCCACTTCTTCTACCTGCCCTACTTCGAGAAGTGA
- the TMEM134 gene encoding transmembrane protein 134 isoform X2, producing MSAARPQFSIDDAFELSLEDAGPGPESSGVARFGPLHFERRARFEGADEDKQSRLRYQNLENDEDGAQTSPEPDGGVSTRDSSRTSMRSSQWSFSTISSNTQRSYNACCRCLQRRLLRAGLPVAGPGSLPRDLHLLRRQGPPGLPLLLPALLREVSCRRDGRALIAGPSKPPAPPGVCSGSLGHPGLGLGKSPLSASVP from the exons ATGAGCGCCGCCCGGCCTCAGTTCAGCATCGATGACGCCTTCGAGCTGTCCCTGGAAGACGCGGGCCCTGGGCCGGAGTCCAGCGGGGTCGCCCGCTTCGGGCCGCTGCACTTCGAGCGCCGGGCCCGGTTCGAGGGGGCTGACGAGGACAAGCAGTCCCGGCTGCGCTACCAG AACCTGGAGAACGATGAGGATGGAGCCCAGACCTCTCCGGAACCAGATGGGGGAGTCAGCACCAG AGATTCTAGCCGAACATCCATGCGCAGCTCCCAGTGGTCCTTTAGCACCATCAGCAGCAACACCCAGCGCTCCTACAATGCCTGTTGCAG GTGTCTCCAGCGCCGTCTTCTTCGTGCCGGGCTTCCTGTTGCTGGTCCCGGGAG TCTACCACGTGATCTTCATCTACTGCGCCGTCAAGGGCCGCCGGGGCTTCCACTTCTTCTACCTGCCCTACTTCGAGAAGTGAGCTGCCGCCGCGACGGCCGGGCCCTCATCGCAGGACCCTCGAAACCCCCAGCTCCGCCGGGAGTTTGCTCAGGAAGTTTGGGGCACCCAGGCCTGGGCCTGGGAAAGTCGCCCCTTTCTGCCTCTGTGCCTTAA
- the TMEM134 gene encoding transmembrane protein 134 isoform X1, with protein MSAARPQFSIDDAFELSLEDAGPGPESSGVARFGPLHFERRARFEGADEDKQSRLRYQNLENDEDGAQTSPEPDGGVSTRDSSRTSMRSSQWSFSTISSNTQRSYNACCSTDPGRRGTGSGPLSRCLQRRLLRAGLPVAGPGSLPRDLHLLRRQGPPGLPLLLPALLREVSCRRDGRALIAGPSKPPAPPGVCSGSLGHPGLGLGKSPLSASVP; from the exons ATGAGCGCCGCCCGGCCTCAGTTCAGCATCGATGACGCCTTCGAGCTGTCCCTGGAAGACGCGGGCCCTGGGCCGGAGTCCAGCGGGGTCGCCCGCTTCGGGCCGCTGCACTTCGAGCGCCGGGCCCGGTTCGAGGGGGCTGACGAGGACAAGCAGTCCCGGCTGCGCTACCAG AACCTGGAGAACGATGAGGATGGAGCCCAGACCTCTCCGGAACCAGATGGGGGAGTCAGCACCAG AGATTCTAGCCGAACATCCATGCGCAGCTCCCAGTGGTCCTTTAGCACCATCAGCAGCAACACCCAGCGCTCCTACAATGCCTGTTGCAG TACTGATCCTGGTCGGCGTGGGACTGGAAGTGGCCCCCTCTCCAG GTGTCTCCAGCGCCGTCTTCTTCGTGCCGGGCTTCCTGTTGCTGGTCCCGGGAG TCTACCACGTGATCTTCATCTACTGCGCCGTCAAGGGCCGCCGGGGCTTCCACTTCTTCTACCTGCCCTACTTCGAGAAGTGAGCTGCCGCCGCGACGGCCGGGCCCTCATCGCAGGACCCTCGAAACCCCCAGCTCCGCCGGGAGTTTGCTCAGGAAGTTTGGGGCACCCAGGCCTGGGCCTGGGAAAGTCGCCCCTTTCTGCCTCTGTGCCTTAA
- the AIP gene encoding AH receptor-interacting protein isoform X1 produces the protein MADTIARLREDGIQKRVIQEGRGELPGFQDGTKATFHYRTLHSDDEGTVLDDSRARGKPMELIIGKKFKLPIWETIVCTMREGEIAQFLCDIKHVVLYPLVAKSLRNIAAGKDPLEGQRHCCGIAQMHEHSSLGHADLDALQQNPQPLIFHIEMLKVENPGTYQQDPWAMTDEEKAKAVPLIHQEGNRLYREGHVREAASKYYDAIACLKNLQMKEQPGSPDWIQLDQQITPLLLNYCQCKLVAEEYYEVLDHCSSILNKYDDNVKAYFKRGKAHAAVWNAQEAQADFAKVLELDPALAPLVSRELRALEARIRQKDEEDKARFRGIFSH, from the exons ATGGCGGATACCATCGCAAGACTACGGGAGGACGGGATCCAAAAGCGTGTGATACAGGAGGGCCGAGGAGAGCTCCCTGGCTTTCAGGATGGGACCAAG GCCACGTTCCACTACCGGACGCTGCACAGTGACGATGAGGGCACCGTGCTGGATGACAGCCGGGCACGCGGCAAGCCCATGGAGCTCATCATCGGCAAGAAGTTCAAGCTGCCTATTTGGGAGACCATCGTGTGCACCATGCGTGAAGGGGAGATCGCCCAATTCCTCTGTGACATCAAG CACGTGGTCCTGTATCCACTGGTGGCCAAGAGTCTCCGCAACATTGCTGCGGGAAAGGACCCCCTGGAGGGCCAGCGACACTGCTGCGGCATCGCACAGATGCATGAGCACAGCTCTCTGGGCCATGCCGACCTGGATGCGCTGCAGCAGAATCCCCAGCCTCTCATCTTCCACATTGAGATGCTTAAG GTGGAGAACCCTGGCACGTACCAGCAGGATCCGTGGGCAATGACGGATGAGGAGAAGGCAAAGGCAGTGCCGCTCATACACCAGGAGGGCAACCGTCTGTACCGTGAGGGGCATGTGAGGGAGGCTGCCAGCAAGTACTACGACGCCATCGCCTGCCTCAAGAACCTGCAGATGAAG GAGCAGCCTGGGTCCCCTGACTGGATCCAGCTGGACCAGCAGATCACCCCGCTGCTGCTCAACTACTGTCAGTGCAAGCTGGTGGCCGAGGAGTATTACGAAGTGCTGGACCACTGCTCCTCCATCCTCAACAAGTATGACG ACAACGTCAAGGCCTACTTCAAGCGGGGCAAGGCCCACGCGGCGGTGTGGAATGCCCAGGAGGCCCAGGCTGACTTTGCCAAGGTGCTAGAACTGGATCCAGCTCTGGCACCCTTGGTGAGCCGAGAGCTGCGGGCCCTGGAGGCACGGATCCGGCAGAAGGATGAGGAGGACAAGGCCCGCTTCCGGGGCATCTTCTCCCACTGA
- the AIP gene encoding AH receptor-interacting protein isoform X2, which produces MADTIARLREDGIQKRVIQEGRGELPGFQDGTKATFHYRTLHSDDEGTVLDDSRARGKPMELIIGKKFKLPIWETIVCTMREGEIAQFLCDIKHVVLYPLVAKSLRNIAAGKDPLEGQRHCCGIAQMHEHSSLGHADLDALQQNPQPLIFHIEMLKVENPGTYQQDPWAMTDEEKAKAVPLIHQEGNRLYREGHVREAASKYYDAIACLKNLQMKEQPGSPDWIQLDQQITPLLLNYCQCKLVAEEYYEVLDHCSSILNKQRQGLLQAGQGPRGGVECPGGPG; this is translated from the exons ATGGCGGATACCATCGCAAGACTACGGGAGGACGGGATCCAAAAGCGTGTGATACAGGAGGGCCGAGGAGAGCTCCCTGGCTTTCAGGATGGGACCAAG GCCACGTTCCACTACCGGACGCTGCACAGTGACGATGAGGGCACCGTGCTGGATGACAGCCGGGCACGCGGCAAGCCCATGGAGCTCATCATCGGCAAGAAGTTCAAGCTGCCTATTTGGGAGACCATCGTGTGCACCATGCGTGAAGGGGAGATCGCCCAATTCCTCTGTGACATCAAG CACGTGGTCCTGTATCCACTGGTGGCCAAGAGTCTCCGCAACATTGCTGCGGGAAAGGACCCCCTGGAGGGCCAGCGACACTGCTGCGGCATCGCACAGATGCATGAGCACAGCTCTCTGGGCCATGCCGACCTGGATGCGCTGCAGCAGAATCCCCAGCCTCTCATCTTCCACATTGAGATGCTTAAG GTGGAGAACCCTGGCACGTACCAGCAGGATCCGTGGGCAATGACGGATGAGGAGAAGGCAAAGGCAGTGCCGCTCATACACCAGGAGGGCAACCGTCTGTACCGTGAGGGGCATGTGAGGGAGGCTGCCAGCAAGTACTACGACGCCATCGCCTGCCTCAAGAACCTGCAGATGAAG GAGCAGCCTGGGTCCCCTGACTGGATCCAGCTGGACCAGCAGATCACCCCGCTGCTGCTCAACTACTGTCAGTGCAAGCTGGTGGCCGAGGAGTATTACGAAGTGCTGGACCACTGCTCCTCCATCCTCAACAA ACAACGTCAAGGCCTACTTCAAGCGGGGCAAGGCCCACGCGGCGGTGTGGAATGCCCAGGAGGCCCAGGCTGA